The Polyangiaceae bacterium genome includes a region encoding these proteins:
- a CDS encoding fatty acid desaturase, whose protein sequence is MHTELARDERLRAFGREIDAIKKRVEGEMGDEDVRYVKRLRFVSRAAEVVGRVLIHVSFEPLGFGAGVLSLWLHKQLEATEIGHTALHGAYDKLPEAQRFHSERFSWATPIDEESWRYGHNGRHHGATNVAGRDADIHFGPVRLTERTPYHPRQRFQLPFTLLVLFPNFGFLMNLHFTGLNDLYFDNGQPGGLDFLPDRSKQSRRLAWKRALRKFVPYYAKEYVLFPLLAGPFFWKVMLGNWLAETLRDIYSAATIFCGHVGEHVKSYPHGHKAKGRGEWYAMQAEATNNYEVSWPVSVLCGGLDRQIEHHMFPKLPPQRLRQVAPEVRAACEKYGVQYHSASWGRVLADALRWIRRLSKDHGPLGATRAALQSMS, encoded by the coding sequence ATGCACACCGAGCTGGCTCGCGACGAGCGCCTACGTGCGTTCGGCCGCGAGATAGACGCCATCAAGAAGAGAGTCGAAGGGGAGATGGGGGACGAAGACGTCCGCTACGTGAAGCGCCTGCGCTTCGTGAGTCGTGCCGCGGAGGTCGTCGGACGTGTGCTGATCCATGTGAGCTTCGAGCCGCTGGGGTTCGGCGCCGGAGTGCTTTCGCTGTGGCTCCACAAGCAGCTGGAAGCCACCGAGATCGGACACACCGCGCTCCACGGCGCCTACGACAAACTGCCCGAGGCGCAGCGCTTCCACTCGGAGCGTTTCTCTTGGGCCACGCCCATCGACGAGGAGTCTTGGCGCTATGGGCACAACGGGCGCCACCATGGCGCCACCAACGTCGCCGGGCGCGATGCGGACATTCACTTTGGTCCCGTGCGCCTCACGGAGCGCACGCCCTATCACCCTCGCCAGCGCTTTCAGCTGCCGTTCACGTTGTTGGTGCTGTTTCCGAACTTCGGCTTCTTGATGAACCTGCACTTCACCGGCTTGAACGATCTGTACTTCGACAACGGGCAACCGGGCGGCCTGGATTTCTTGCCCGACCGCTCGAAGCAAAGCCGGCGGCTCGCCTGGAAGCGGGCGCTGCGCAAGTTCGTCCCCTACTACGCCAAGGAGTACGTGCTGTTCCCGCTGCTCGCCGGCCCCTTCTTCTGGAAGGTGATGCTCGGCAACTGGCTCGCGGAGACCCTGCGGGACATCTACTCCGCCGCGACCATCTTCTGTGGTCACGTGGGTGAGCACGTGAAGAGCTACCCCCACGGGCACAAGGCCAAAGGCCGCGGCGAGTGGTACGCGATGCAGGCGGAGGCCACCAACAACTACGAGGTCAGCTGGCCGGTGAGCGTGCTGTGCGGCGGCCTCGACCGCCAGATAGAGCACCACATGTTTCCGAAGCTGCCGCCCCAGCGGCTGCGTCAAGTGGCCCCCGAGGTGCGAGCAGCGTGCGAAAAGTACGGCGTCCAGTACCACAGCGCGAGCTGGGGACGGGTGCTCGCTGACGCGCTTCGCTGGATCCGAAGACTGTCGAAAGACCACGGCCCGCTGGGCGCCACTCGCGCGGCCCTGCAATCGATGAGCTGA
- a CDS encoding MerR family transcriptional regulator: protein MHVSLPLATPTGVLVEDDLQPMPEPGQLTIDELARESEVPSRTIRFYQSKGVLPPPEKKGRVAYYGPDHVERLALIAQLQDRGLRIDAIRALVTRMDKGELDIGEWLGLDEELARSWAQDQPRTVSKEELAELTGSQRPGLAAELVRLGAMERRGDVFLVKSPALLSVAMRLESAGIDLETAKEAESVLRKHVGRAARELTKLFFAHAESGRVRPPSDGDWSRLFQELRPTSAEAMRVVFGQEMERVLRDAVESGKTAKLPTKKKKKK from the coding sequence ATGCACGTCTCACTACCGCTCGCTACCCCGACGGGGGTATTGGTCGAAGACGACCTTCAGCCCATGCCCGAACCCGGACAGCTCACGATCGACGAGCTCGCGCGCGAAAGCGAGGTACCGAGCCGCACCATCCGCTTCTATCAATCCAAGGGCGTGCTGCCGCCTCCGGAGAAGAAGGGGCGCGTGGCCTACTACGGGCCGGACCACGTGGAACGCCTGGCACTCATCGCCCAACTGCAGGACCGCGGACTTCGCATCGACGCCATTCGGGCGCTGGTCACCCGCATGGACAAGGGCGAGCTCGACATCGGCGAGTGGCTGGGACTGGACGAGGAGCTGGCGCGCTCCTGGGCCCAGGATCAGCCGCGCACCGTGAGCAAGGAAGAGCTGGCCGAGCTCACCGGAAGCCAGCGTCCGGGTCTGGCCGCGGAGCTGGTCCGCCTGGGCGCCATGGAGCGTCGCGGGGACGTGTTCTTGGTGAAGAGCCCGGCGTTGCTCTCGGTCGCCATGCGCCTGGAGAGCGCGGGCATCGATCTGGAAACGGCGAAGGAAGCGGAGAGCGTGCTGCGCAAGCACGTGGGTCGCGCCGCGCGGGAGCTCACCAAGCTGTTCTTCGCGCACGCCGAGAGCGGCCGAGTGCGGCCGCCGTCGGATGGCGACTGGTCCCGCTTGTTCCAGGAGCTTCGCCCCACCAGCGCGGAGGCGATGCGCGTGGTGTTCGGGCAGGAAATGGAGCGCGTGCTGCGCGACGCCGTGGAGAGCGGCAAGACCGCCAAGCTGCCCACCAAGAAAAAGAAGAAGAAGTGA
- a CDS encoding TIGR02266 family protein, with the protein MTDSEEYGPDSIERRRAARYAIEVELGVHSESNFFTGLTQDISEGGLFVATHVPLPVGSEVTVNFTLPASPEISTEGVVVWVRAPVEGKPGMGVRFKQLAPNHEALIHRFIAKRPPLYYDVD; encoded by the coding sequence ATGACGGATTCTGAAGAGTACGGGCCGGATTCGATCGAGCGGCGACGCGCGGCGCGCTACGCCATCGAGGTGGAGCTCGGCGTGCACAGCGAGAGCAACTTCTTCACGGGGCTGACCCAGGACATCTCCGAAGGCGGCTTGTTCGTCGCGACCCACGTCCCGCTGCCGGTGGGCAGCGAGGTCACCGTCAACTTCACGCTGCCGGCATCTCCGGAAATCTCGACGGAGGGCGTGGTGGTGTGGGTGCGCGCACCCGTGGAAGGCAAGCCCGGAATGGGCGTGCGCTTCAAGCAGCTCGCCCCCAACCACGAAGCGCTGATCCACCGCTTCATCGCAAAGCGGCCGCCGTTGTACTACGACGTGGACTGA